In a genomic window of Mycolicibacterium neoaurum VKM Ac-1815D:
- a CDS encoding PEP/pyruvate-binding domain-containing protein, with the protein MVTSPIVEFDDITDDSLGGKAAGLAELRRIGLAVPVGFVLADAAQRDTIVDAVGRFTQMASAGAVPVAVRSSALGEDGVEQSFAGQYETVLNVGSVDEFVAAVRRCTESVGTQRASAYSGHDEATMHLVVQQMVDARAAGVVFTADPTTGRRDLMIIDSVAGLGEALVDGSASSDHLVLDADGTIALSECAGTPILSTAEITAIRTGALQAARHWGMPMDLEWAIDRAGTLWWLQARPITTLPGDLNEMDSPVAGDDHVYTRCNIGEMMPGAFCPLTASVSGYAIDFAMQTTQVVARAQPRYEMPWLQVGYFYGHMFLNLTEGTALSSGILGNSREQFSMSICGRVIDELEAKPAQPFIRKLGNTIRLVSHALSVGPAIRRLDDRIARFRIPATTDAREMLRALESGVELYCDVTLIHVRSSSRAAVAANMLESTLIGRAVRQGRTETDGRAEAMRLMAGADDVESALMLQQLRSVVATLADDQPEAQRFLAHAPDVAVRNLCADSAGSGLREFLGRHGHRGYRELCMRDPSWADDPAGLGSMMQAMLRASLVSSERVPAPETVHDKPKKPIELLARLARGGARGREQTKAKMALMAHALKRGYRGLGELLQRTGRLPDADLVFFFDRSELAQVVGDDDITELVRRAAKRRDALPYQDALEFDDVSVGRPRPRIATPHAGELGDDDTVIGRPASRGVVEGTVRVAKSVHDAGAVRPGEILVAPVTDVGWTPYFTVIAALVTDIGSSVSHGAVVAREYGLPCVVNTLIGTQTFQTGDRIRVDGDRGLVTRIR; encoded by the coding sequence ATGGTGACGTCGCCGATCGTGGAGTTCGACGACATCACCGACGACAGCCTCGGCGGCAAGGCGGCCGGACTGGCAGAACTGCGCCGGATCGGTCTGGCCGTACCGGTCGGGTTCGTCCTCGCCGATGCCGCACAGCGCGACACCATCGTCGACGCGGTCGGCCGCTTCACCCAAATGGCTTCCGCGGGAGCGGTTCCCGTCGCGGTGCGCTCCTCGGCCCTCGGTGAGGATGGGGTCGAGCAATCCTTCGCCGGACAGTACGAGACCGTGCTGAACGTCGGCAGCGTCGACGAGTTCGTCGCCGCGGTGCGCCGGTGTACCGAGTCCGTCGGTACACAACGGGCGTCGGCATACAGCGGGCACGATGAGGCCACCATGCATCTGGTGGTGCAGCAGATGGTGGACGCCCGCGCAGCAGGCGTGGTGTTCACGGCCGATCCCACCACCGGACGGCGCGACCTGATGATCATCGACTCCGTCGCCGGTCTCGGCGAGGCGCTGGTCGACGGGTCGGCCTCGTCGGACCACCTCGTGCTCGACGCCGATGGGACGATCGCACTGTCCGAATGCGCAGGAACGCCGATCCTGAGCACCGCGGAGATCACCGCGATCCGTACCGGAGCGCTGCAGGCCGCACGGCATTGGGGCATGCCGATGGATCTCGAATGGGCCATCGACCGAGCGGGAACGCTGTGGTGGTTACAGGCCCGCCCCATCACCACCCTGCCCGGCGATCTGAACGAGATGGACTCCCCGGTGGCCGGTGACGACCACGTCTACACCCGCTGCAACATCGGGGAGATGATGCCGGGTGCCTTCTGTCCACTGACGGCGTCGGTGTCCGGCTACGCCATCGATTTCGCGATGCAGACAACTCAGGTGGTGGCACGGGCCCAGCCGCGCTACGAGATGCCCTGGTTGCAGGTCGGCTACTTCTACGGCCACATGTTCTTGAACCTGACCGAGGGGACGGCCCTGAGTTCGGGCATCCTCGGCAACTCGCGCGAACAATTCTCGATGTCGATATGCGGTCGGGTGATCGACGAACTCGAAGCCAAACCCGCACAACCGTTCATCCGCAAGCTCGGCAACACGATTCGACTGGTCAGCCACGCACTGTCGGTCGGCCCCGCGATCCGCCGACTGGACGACCGGATCGCGCGATTCCGCATCCCCGCCACCACCGATGCGCGAGAGATGTTGCGCGCCCTGGAATCCGGGGTCGAGCTCTACTGTGACGTCACGCTCATCCATGTGCGGTCGTCGTCGCGTGCCGCTGTCGCGGCCAACATGCTGGAGAGCACCCTGATCGGCCGGGCCGTCCGGCAGGGCCGTACCGAAACCGACGGTCGCGCCGAGGCCATGCGCCTGATGGCCGGCGCCGACGATGTCGAGAGCGCGTTGATGCTCCAGCAGCTGCGGTCGGTGGTCGCGACGCTGGCTGACGATCAGCCGGAGGCACAACGGTTCCTCGCCCACGCACCCGATGTGGCCGTTCGCAATCTGTGCGCCGACAGCGCTGGCTCCGGGTTGCGCGAGTTCCTCGGTAGGCACGGCCACCGCGGATACCGCGAGCTGTGTATGCGCGACCCGTCCTGGGCGGACGATCCGGCCGGTCTGGGGTCGATGATGCAGGCCATGCTGCGCGCCTCGCTCGTGTCCTCCGAGCGCGTTCCGGCCCCCGAGACAGTGCACGACAAGCCGAAGAAGCCGATCGAACTGCTGGCCCGGCTGGCCAGGGGTGGGGCCCGCGGGCGCGAACAGACCAAGGCGAAGATGGCGCTCATGGCCCATGCGCTCAAGCGTGGATACCGTGGTCTCGGCGAGCTGCTCCAGCGCACCGGCCGGCTGCCCGATGCCGATCTCGTGTTCTTCTTCGACCGCTCCGAGCTGGCGCAAGTGGTGGGCGACGACGACATCACCGAGCTGGTCCGGCGTGCGGCGAAACGCCGAGATGCCCTCCCCTACCAGGACGCGCTCGAATTCGACGACGTCTCGGTGGGACGACCGAGACCACGGATCGCGACACCGCACGCCGGAGAACTCGGCGACGATGACACGGTCATCGGCCGTCCGGCGAGTCGAGGCGTGGTCGAGGGCACCGTGCGGGTGGCGAAATCGGTCCACGACGCAGGGGCGGTGCGTCCCGGCGAGATTCTCGTGGCACCCGTGACCGACGTCGGCTGGACACCGTACTTCACCGTGATCGCCGCTCTGGTCACCGATATCGGCAGCTCGGTGTCCCACGGCGCCGTGGTGGCGCGCGAGTACGGCCTGCCCTGCGTGGTGAACACCTTGATCGGCACCCAGACCTTCCAGACCGGTGATCGCATCAGGGTCGATGGCGATCGGGGTCTGGTCACCCGGATCCGTTGA
- a CDS encoding GGDEF domain-containing protein, whose product MGDAGAVATFGRWWRQPGRYDWLVELVQDSGYGRLARLGVGASCVAIGAWPVLMAFSDQGVVSPVIRIVTILCGVLAILLGWWWFAGWPTYQQSRFIVIVLNASIALTCVLYVLDDSPVTGTLAFALTATYVAGLHTLPHLTIVLGLATVPIVLRIVSEALAGDLYEGLADGLLRLTAVTVVPITLRLLLQLLSDAAVDSDIDPLTGLANRRGLLRSVGQLVGTAADGGRLQISLTMLDIDNFKAINDTHGHATGDGVLVTLSRLMRMNCADHAVIARVGGEEFAIVAIGPIDDAVVVAERLCGQFHRAPARFTVSIGIAGAALQHGAPVDTIALTEQLLDAADRAMYSAKRAGGDRVQIAVG is encoded by the coding sequence GTGGGCGATGCCGGTGCGGTCGCCACGTTCGGACGATGGTGGCGACAACCCGGCCGCTATGACTGGCTCGTCGAGCTGGTGCAGGACAGTGGCTATGGACGGCTCGCCCGATTGGGCGTCGGGGCGTCCTGCGTCGCCATCGGGGCGTGGCCGGTACTGATGGCATTCAGCGACCAGGGCGTTGTATCGCCCGTCATCCGCATCGTGACCATATTGTGCGGTGTGCTGGCAATCTTGCTCGGCTGGTGGTGGTTTGCCGGGTGGCCCACCTACCAGCAGTCAAGGTTCATAGTCATCGTCCTGAACGCCAGCATCGCCCTCACGTGCGTGCTGTATGTACTCGACGACAGTCCCGTCACCGGGACGCTGGCGTTCGCGCTCACCGCCACGTATGTGGCCGGCCTACACACGCTGCCGCATCTGACGATCGTGTTGGGGTTGGCCACGGTGCCGATCGTCCTGCGTATCGTTTCAGAGGCGCTGGCGGGCGACCTCTATGAAGGATTGGCCGACGGTCTGCTGCGGCTGACCGCGGTGACGGTGGTGCCGATCACCCTGCGCCTGTTGTTGCAACTGCTCAGCGACGCGGCCGTCGACTCCGATATCGATCCGTTGACGGGACTGGCGAATCGGCGCGGTCTGTTGCGATCGGTCGGCCAGCTCGTGGGGACCGCGGCAGACGGCGGTCGCCTCCAGATTTCCCTGACGATGCTCGATATCGACAATTTCAAGGCGATCAACGACACCCATGGACATGCCACCGGGGACGGCGTGCTGGTGACGCTGTCCCGGTTGATGCGCATGAACTGTGCCGACCATGCGGTGATCGCGCGCGTCGGCGGTGAGGAGTTCGCGATCGTGGCGATCGGACCCATCGATGATGCGGTGGTGGTGGCCGAGCGGCTGTGCGGCCAGTTCCATCGGGCTCCGGCCCGCTTCACCGTCAGCATCGGCATTGCAGGCGCCGCGCTCCAGCACGGCGCACCCGTCGACACCATCGCGCTCACCGAACAGCTTCTCGATGCCGCCGACCGGGCGATGTACAGCGCCAAGCGCGCCGGCGGTGACCGAGTTCAGATCGCAGTCGGATGA
- a CDS encoding GAF and ANTAR domain-containing protein, whose translation MTFDSHGDLAHRMAELARAVALQSVEDVLRDVTSAAIELIPEADTAGILLIGKNSTYESLATTSDLPNKLDELQVTFGEGPCMQAALDDIVVRTDDFRDEPRWPKYSPAALQYGVRSGLSFKLYTANRTAGALNLFSFHPNVWTARAETTGMVLAAHAAAAILSSRQSEELESAVASRDRIGQAKGIIMERFKVDDVQAFSLLRKLSQDSNIKLADVAEQVINTRG comes from the coding sequence ATGACGTTTGACTCCCATGGCGACCTGGCCCATCGGATGGCCGAGCTGGCCCGTGCCGTCGCTCTGCAGAGTGTCGAGGACGTGCTGCGCGATGTCACGTCAGCGGCCATCGAGTTGATCCCGGAGGCCGACACCGCGGGAATCCTGCTGATCGGCAAGAACTCGACCTACGAGTCGCTGGCAACCACCAGCGACCTGCCCAACAAGCTCGACGAGCTACAGGTCACCTTCGGCGAGGGACCCTGCATGCAGGCGGCGCTGGATGACATCGTGGTGCGCACCGACGACTTCCGCGACGAGCCACGCTGGCCGAAGTATTCACCGGCGGCCCTGCAGTACGGCGTGCGCAGCGGCCTGTCCTTCAAGCTATACACCGCCAACCGCACGGCGGGAGCACTGAATCTCTTCAGCTTTCACCCCAACGTCTGGACCGCCCGCGCCGAGACCACGGGCATGGTGTTGGCCGCCCATGCCGCCGCGGCAATCCTTTCAAGCCGCCAGAGTGAGGAGCTCGAGTCGGCGGTCGCCAGCCGCGACCGCATCGGGCAGGCCAAGGGGATCATCATGGAACGCTTCAAGGTCGATGACGTGCAGGCTTTTTCCTTGCTGCGCAAGCTGTCCCAGGACAGCAATATCAAACTGGCCGACGTCGCCGAGCAAGTGATCAACACGCGCGGCTGA
- a CDS encoding hydroxypyruvate isomerase family protein, with translation MLFADVPLLRRPQAAREAGFDAVEFWWPFELAVPTDAEVQAFVRAIQDAGVQLAALNLAGGDMTAGERGLASIPDRRNVFRDNADIAFGIAEQLGVGALNALYGNRRPDISAAAQDEMAAENLAHVAEMAERIGAVILIEPLSGIEAYPLRTAAHAVAVIDRVGTPAMRLLADLYHLGVNGDDIAAAIATFGDRIGHVQIADDPGRAEPGTGTIDFDGLLAQLFARGYRGHVSLEYRPTAPDPFGWLPRDRRGGSPWDQSAARSNS, from the coding sequence ATGTTGTTCGCCGACGTGCCGTTGTTGCGACGACCACAGGCCGCCCGAGAGGCCGGGTTCGACGCTGTCGAGTTCTGGTGGCCGTTCGAGTTGGCGGTGCCGACGGACGCCGAGGTGCAGGCATTCGTCCGTGCTATCCAGGATGCCGGTGTGCAGTTGGCCGCGCTGAACCTCGCCGGCGGTGACATGACGGCGGGGGAGCGCGGGCTCGCGTCGATTCCGGATCGTCGAAACGTGTTCCGCGACAACGCCGATATCGCATTCGGTATCGCCGAGCAGCTGGGTGTCGGCGCTCTGAACGCCCTCTATGGGAATCGGCGACCCGATATCAGCGCCGCGGCGCAGGACGAAATGGCGGCGGAGAACCTGGCCCACGTGGCAGAAATGGCCGAGCGCATCGGCGCGGTCATTCTGATCGAACCGCTCAGCGGCATCGAGGCGTATCCGTTGCGCACGGCAGCGCACGCGGTCGCGGTGATCGACAGGGTGGGCACACCGGCCATGCGATTGCTCGCCGACCTCTATCACCTCGGTGTCAACGGTGACGATATCGCGGCTGCCATAGCGACGTTCGGCGATCGGATCGGCCACGTCCAGATTGCCGACGACCCGGGCCGGGCTGAGCCCGGCACCGGGACGATCGACTTCGACGGTCTTCTCGCGCAGCTTTTCGCCCGCGGCTACCGCGGGCATGTCAGTCTCGAGTACCGACCGACCGCGCCCGACCCATTCGGGTGGTTACCCAGAGATCGGCGCGGCGGCAGCCCCTGGGATCAGTCGGCGGCGCGGTCGAATTCGTAA
- a CDS encoding SDR family oxidoreductase, with product MQQDAKTIVITGAGSGIGRACARSLLGAGHRVVLAGRHTERLVEAAQGSPDALVVATDVADPDSVDALFAQAVDQFGRVDVLFNNAGVFGPRASITDIDDEQWHTVWRTNVDGAVFCARAAARTMIAQAPRGGRIINNGSLAAHRPRPDSVAYAVTKHAISGLTASMLLDLRDVDIDVTQIDIGNAATEMTAGFAEASIDVAHVAEMITHIVGLPVDVSVPTITVMARGMKYVGRG from the coding sequence ATGCAGCAGGACGCGAAGACCATCGTGATCACGGGGGCCGGCAGCGGCATCGGGCGAGCGTGCGCACGCTCCCTGCTCGGCGCGGGCCATCGGGTCGTCCTGGCGGGCCGGCATACCGAGAGGCTGGTCGAGGCCGCGCAGGGCAGTCCGGATGCGCTCGTCGTAGCCACCGATGTCGCCGATCCCGATTCCGTGGATGCGTTGTTCGCGCAGGCCGTCGATCAATTCGGGCGGGTCGATGTGCTGTTCAACAACGCCGGTGTTTTCGGCCCGCGCGCGTCGATCACCGATATCGATGACGAGCAGTGGCACACCGTGTGGCGCACCAATGTCGACGGTGCGGTGTTCTGTGCACGTGCCGCGGCACGGACGATGATCGCGCAGGCGCCGCGCGGCGGGCGCATCATCAACAACGGGTCCCTCGCGGCGCACCGGCCGCGGCCCGACAGCGTGGCCTACGCCGTCACCAAGCATGCGATCAGCGGGTTGACGGCGTCCATGCTGCTCGATCTCCGGGATGTCGATATCGATGTCACGCAGATCGACATCGGCAATGCCGCCACCGAGATGACCGCCGGATTCGCCGAGGCATCCATCGACGTGGCGCACGTGGCCGAGATGATCACCCATATCGTGGGCCTGCCGGTCGACGTGTCGGTGCCGACCATCACCGTCATGGCCCGCGGGATGAAGTACGTCGGGCGTGGTTGA
- a CDS encoding SpoIIE family protein phosphatase, whose translation MSADATPGPRHPAGDVFSSDPQIGVDLARVNWADTPLGDPSVWPQSLQTAVRILLRSRFSMWMAWGPELTFFCNAAYRDQTLGSKYPWALGRPAREVWAEIWEDIGPRIDHVFSTGEATWDEGLQLIIQRSGFPEESYHTFSYSALSDDDGHVVGLLCVVSEDTTRVITERRMATLRELGSDPNLLPSEDQTLQSAAAKLGRNRFDLPFALLYLFDGAGDARLVARIGIPAGNPAAPELLRITDDGPATVWPCAEAVAGRATVVELVGAPFADLPTEPWSQPPVQALLAPLTQQGTAPYGVLVAGLNRLRPLDDSYRGFIDLVAGHIAGEIGSARSYLAEQRRATELAELDQAKTVFFSNVSHEFRTPLTLMLGPVAELLGGDEKKISPDARRDLEVVQRNGFRLTKLVNTLLDFARIEAGRTQARYEPVDAAALTAELASGFRSAVERAGLEFVVQCPPLGEPVYLDRDMWEKVVLNVLSNAVKFTASGSISVRTERDGGDAVFILADTGIGVSADELPRLFDRFHRIPATWARSHEGSGIGLALVRELVALHGGTITAQSTEGVGTTFTVRIPFGTKHLPADAIITAGASGTPNGAPSQTGNPFLEEALRWLPEDEDADAVPVAEASSTASARVLVADDNADMRHYITRLLTGAGYAVEEASDGRHALDIIRTRPPELVVSDVMMPHLDGLQLVATLRTDPRTAALPVLLLSARAGAEASIDGLRAGADDYLVKPFAASELLARVQANITLARMRAHHARWHDALIDSLQEAFFVCDADGAVVEINAAFTEILGYGPEGLPYPPVHPWWPDAVTDPDAHQQIATAFEDLLHRDRGVHTVPVCHRDGHRLWVTFSFTHAEDPDTAERLTVGTLRDATAEHYRRRHDTALADLNHALVLAETVDQAVASTVTVVREIWQARRVLAVTFGTDTEHPAVIAAGVPTEWDDLPSSKRRFIESLCDADPLTSLTGGPGTAAIAVSHPDGVLVVWMELAENRPFTAPDHTLLTVLAGHLGQGLHRVHRLDQQHQTAVALQHAILGPSALPSGFTARYLPATTPLQVGGDWYDVIDLGDRRAGLIVGDCVGHGLDAATVMGQLRSACRALLLENPSPATALAGLDRFAMQLPGARCTTVFCAVLDLQTGELSYSNAGHPPPIVVGTDGSSVTLDAARGVPVGIRPGRDRAVALLTLPARATLLIYTDGLVERRRESLDDGIARAGALLREACSTDQGDALADRLLAGMTPPQGYSDDVAMLLYRHPGPLQISVPADISQLAVTRDALRTWLLGNGLDSEQMQDLLVAVGEAVANSIEHGHRGGKAGTVTLTGKVNGSDVHLRISDTGVWKPADAVPHPTRGRGLALMRGLTDEVTIQSDHLGTTVDMQARIR comes from the coding sequence ATGAGCGCTGACGCCACGCCCGGCCCGCGCCATCCGGCCGGGGATGTCTTCAGTTCCGACCCGCAGATCGGCGTCGATCTCGCGCGGGTTAACTGGGCAGACACCCCACTGGGTGATCCCTCGGTCTGGCCCCAGAGCCTGCAGACCGCGGTGCGCATCCTGCTCAGATCGCGGTTCTCCATGTGGATGGCCTGGGGGCCGGAGCTCACCTTCTTCTGCAATGCGGCCTACCGCGATCAGACGTTGGGCAGCAAGTATCCGTGGGCGCTCGGCAGACCGGCCCGCGAGGTCTGGGCCGAGATCTGGGAGGACATCGGCCCGCGCATCGACCACGTGTTCAGCACCGGCGAGGCGACCTGGGACGAGGGGTTGCAGCTGATCATCCAGCGCTCGGGATTCCCCGAGGAGAGCTACCACACGTTCTCCTACAGCGCGCTCAGTGACGACGACGGACACGTCGTGGGCTTGTTGTGCGTCGTCAGCGAGGACACCACCCGCGTGATCACCGAGCGGCGGATGGCCACCCTGCGGGAGCTGGGCTCCGACCCCAATCTGCTGCCGTCGGAAGATCAAACTCTGCAGTCGGCGGCAGCAAAGCTCGGCCGCAACCGCTTCGATCTCCCCTTCGCCCTGTTGTACCTGTTCGACGGTGCCGGCGACGCCCGCCTGGTGGCGCGCATCGGCATACCCGCCGGGAATCCCGCGGCCCCGGAGTTGCTGCGCATCACCGACGACGGCCCCGCCACGGTGTGGCCGTGTGCCGAAGCGGTCGCCGGGCGCGCGACGGTCGTCGAGCTCGTGGGCGCACCGTTCGCGGATCTCCCGACCGAACCGTGGTCGCAGCCGCCCGTTCAGGCGCTGCTGGCGCCGCTCACCCAGCAGGGCACCGCACCCTACGGGGTACTCGTCGCCGGGCTCAACAGGTTGCGCCCGCTGGACGACTCCTACCGCGGATTCATCGACCTGGTCGCCGGTCACATCGCCGGCGAAATCGGCAGCGCACGTAGCTATCTGGCCGAACAACGCCGCGCGACCGAGCTGGCCGAACTGGACCAGGCCAAGACGGTGTTCTTCTCGAATGTCAGCCACGAGTTCCGGACCCCGCTGACGTTGATGCTCGGCCCGGTCGCCGAACTGCTGGGCGGTGACGAGAAGAAGATCAGCCCAGATGCCCGACGAGATCTGGAAGTCGTGCAACGCAATGGCTTCCGCCTGACGAAGCTGGTCAACACGCTGCTGGATTTCGCACGGATCGAGGCGGGCCGGACACAGGCGCGCTATGAACCGGTGGACGCCGCGGCCCTGACGGCCGAGCTGGCCAGCGGGTTTCGCTCCGCGGTCGAGCGCGCGGGTCTGGAGTTCGTGGTGCAGTGCCCACCGTTGGGCGAACCGGTATACCTCGATCGGGACATGTGGGAGAAGGTCGTCCTCAACGTCCTGTCGAACGCGGTGAAATTCACTGCGTCCGGCTCCATCTCGGTGCGTACGGAGCGCGACGGCGGCGACGCGGTGTTCATCCTCGCCGACACCGGCATCGGCGTCTCCGCCGACGAACTGCCCCGGCTCTTCGATCGTTTCCACCGGATCCCGGCAACATGGGCACGTTCGCATGAAGGCAGCGGTATCGGGCTGGCCTTGGTGCGTGAGCTGGTGGCACTGCACGGTGGCACCATCACCGCGCAGAGCACCGAGGGTGTGGGCACCACCTTCACGGTGCGGATCCCGTTCGGCACCAAACACTTACCGGCCGACGCCATCATCACCGCGGGCGCATCCGGTACCCCGAACGGCGCGCCGTCGCAGACGGGGAATCCCTTCCTGGAAGAGGCCTTGCGCTGGCTACCCGAGGACGAGGACGCCGACGCGGTACCGGTTGCCGAAGCATCGTCAACCGCCTCGGCACGGGTGTTGGTGGCCGACGACAACGCCGATATGCGGCACTACATCACCAGGCTGCTCACCGGCGCGGGTTACGCCGTCGAAGAGGCCTCCGACGGCAGGCACGCCCTCGACATCATCCGAACTCGGCCACCGGAGTTGGTGGTCAGCGATGTGATGATGCCGCACCTGGACGGTCTGCAGCTGGTTGCCACACTGCGCACTGATCCGCGTACCGCCGCCTTGCCGGTGTTGTTGCTGTCCGCTCGCGCCGGCGCGGAGGCCTCGATCGACGGTCTGCGCGCCGGCGCCGACGACTATCTGGTCAAGCCGTTCGCCGCATCGGAACTGTTGGCACGAGTGCAGGCGAACATCACGCTGGCTCGGATGCGGGCTCATCACGCCCGCTGGCATGACGCACTCATCGATTCGTTGCAGGAAGCGTTTTTCGTCTGCGACGCAGACGGAGCGGTTGTCGAGATCAACGCCGCATTCACCGAAATCCTCGGTTACGGTCCGGAGGGACTTCCCTACCCGCCCGTCCATCCTTGGTGGCCCGACGCCGTCACCGACCCCGACGCCCATCAGCAGATCGCGACAGCTTTCGAGGACCTGCTGCACCGGGACCGCGGCGTCCACACCGTGCCGGTGTGCCACCGCGACGGCCATCGGCTATGGGTGACATTCTCGTTCACGCATGCCGAGGACCCGGATACCGCAGAGCGGCTGACGGTGGGCACGCTGCGCGACGCGACCGCCGAGCACTACCGCCGACGCCACGACACCGCACTGGCGGATCTGAACCACGCCCTGGTCCTCGCCGAGACGGTGGACCAAGCCGTCGCATCCACCGTCACGGTGGTCCGCGAGATATGGCAGGCGCGGCGTGTCCTCGCCGTCACCTTCGGGACCGACACCGAGCACCCGGCAGTGATCGCAGCCGGAGTGCCCACCGAATGGGATGACCTCCCGTCGAGCAAGCGCAGGTTCATCGAGTCGCTGTGCGACGCGGACCCGCTCACCTCGCTCACCGGTGGGCCGGGAACTGCGGCGATCGCGGTGTCACACCCGGACGGTGTGCTGGTCGTGTGGATGGAACTCGCCGAGAACCGGCCGTTCACCGCACCGGATCACACCTTGCTCACCGTGCTTGCCGGACATCTCGGACAGGGCCTGCACCGCGTGCACCGCCTCGACCAACAGCATCAGACGGCCGTTGCGCTCCAACACGCCATCCTGGGTCCCTCGGCTCTGCCGTCAGGGTTCACCGCCCGCTACCTGCCGGCAACCACACCATTGCAGGTCGGTGGGGACTGGTATGACGTCATCGACCTCGGCGACCGCCGGGCCGGTCTCATTGTCGGCGACTGTGTCGGCCACGGGTTGGACGCGGCGACCGTGATGGGCCAATTGCGGAGCGCGTGTCGCGCCCTGCTACTCGAAAATCCCTCCCCGGCAACCGCGTTGGCAGGACTGGATCGTTTCGCGATGCAACTCCCCGGCGCCAGGTGCACAACCGTGTTCTGTGCGGTGCTCGATCTGCAGACCGGGGAACTCAGTTACTCCAACGCGGGGCATCCGCCCCCGATCGTGGTCGGGACCGACGGGTCCTCGGTGACGCTCGACGCCGCACGCGGTGTCCCGGTGGGGATCCGGCCTGGCCGGGATCGCGCCGTCGCGCTCCTGACACTGCCGGCGCGAGCGACGCTGCTGATCTACACCGACGGACTCGTGGAACGTCGACGCGAGTCGCTCGATGACGGCATTGCCCGTGCCGGTGCCCTCCTGCGCGAGGCCTGCTCGACCGATCAGGGCGACGCACTGGCCGATCGACTACTTGCCGGCATGACACCACCTCAGGGCTACTCCGATGACGTGGCGATGCTGCTCTATCGCCACCCCGGCCCCCTGCAGATCAGCGTGCCCGCGGACATCAGCCAATTGGCCGTCACCCGCGACGCCCTGCGAACCTGGTTGCTGGGCAACGGCCTGGACTCCGAACAGATGCAGGATCTGCTGGTCGCCGTCGGGGAGGCGGTGGCCAATTCGATCGAACACGGACACCGCGGCGGGAAGGCCGGAACGGTGACCCTCACCGGCAAGGTCAACGGGTCCGATGTTCACCTTCGTATTTCCGATACCGGTGTGTGGAAGCCCGCCGACGCGGTGCCACACCCGACCCGGGGCCGCGGGCTGGCGCTGATGCGCGGACTCACAGATGAGGTCACCATCCAGTCCGATCACCTCGGTACCACCGTCGACATGCAGGCGAGGATCCGCTGA
- a CDS encoding YihY/virulence factor BrkB family protein has protein sequence MLGWLDRVQQRSRAAGFAIAVVYKYVDDQANYLAALITYYTFVSLFPVLMLLTTALGVVLRDRPQWRDQIVDSAISQFPLLGDQMSEPNALSGGTTAVVVGIIGALYGGLGAGTALQNAMDTIWAVPRYVRPDPIRARLRSLMLLLVLGSALIATTVLTAVGRSWEDLGFLGTSAVVVASLALNTAVCVIAFRVTTVRELTVRQVLPGALIGACLWQVLQWFGASYVTHVVGSASVTNSVFAIVLGLLAFLYLVSTSLLICAQINAVRVDRLHPRALLTPFTDNVELTAADRRMYSGQAEAQQAKGFQRVDVSFDEVPVDEEVSRRDGEGMAGASH, from the coding sequence ATGCTGGGTTGGCTGGACCGTGTGCAACAGCGCAGCCGCGCTGCCGGATTCGCGATCGCGGTGGTCTACAAGTATGTCGATGACCAGGCCAATTATCTGGCCGCGCTGATCACCTATTACACCTTCGTCTCGCTCTTCCCGGTCCTGATGCTGCTCACCACGGCACTCGGGGTCGTCCTGCGCGATCGGCCGCAGTGGCGTGATCAGATCGTCGACTCCGCCATCAGCCAGTTTCCGCTGCTGGGGGACCAGATGAGCGAACCCAATGCACTCAGCGGCGGCACCACGGCCGTCGTCGTCGGCATCATCGGCGCCCTCTACGGCGGCCTGGGCGCCGGTACCGCGCTGCAGAACGCGATGGACACCATCTGGGCGGTGCCGCGCTATGTGCGGCCCGACCCGATCAGGGCCCGGCTGCGCAGCCTGATGCTGCTGCTTGTGCTCGGATCGGCGCTCATCGCCACCACGGTCCTCACCGCGGTGGGCCGCAGCTGGGAAGATCTGGGTTTCCTCGGCACGAGCGCGGTGGTCGTCGCCTCGCTGGCCCTCAACACCGCGGTCTGCGTCATCGCGTTCCGCGTCACGACGGTGCGCGAACTGACGGTGCGGCAGGTGTTGCCGGGTGCGCTGATCGGCGCGTGCCTGTGGCAGGTCCTGCAGTGGTTCGGAGCCTCCTACGTCACCCATGTCGTCGGTTCGGCCAGTGTCACCAACAGTGTGTTCGCCATTGTCCTCGGCCTGTTGGCCTTTCTGTACCTGGTCTCCACATCGCTGTTGATATGCGCCCAGATCAATGCGGTCCGGGTCGACCGACTACATCCCCGAGCACTGCTGACCCCGTTCACCGACAATGTCGAGCTGACCGCGGCGGACCGGCGCATGTATTCCGGGCAGGCGGAGGCGCAGCAGGCCAAGGGTTTTCAGCGAGTGGACGTCAGCTTCGACGAGGTACCCGTCGATGAGGAGGTTTCCCGGCGCGACGGTGAGGGTATGGCCGGAGCCAGTCATTGA